A region of Pyxidicoccus parkwaysis DNA encodes the following proteins:
- a CDS encoding sensor histidine kinase gives MLQQDSEEGAEALLNDAVLRLLVEQTGDALVLVDSKGKVLTFNSEASRQFRLARPERIEHGWLPGCVWVRADDTSRPLEESPLARALAGEWLKEGRWGLRRPDGSVVLLRGSVIPLGVRDGVAAGALLRTREEARVGMDAASAARLLAEAGALLGAALDAEGRVEPLLRLLVPALADAGVLYLGPPAEALRPVAAVHAEPDRHVLLLELLRQYSADALVPGSLPSMLDTGQTERRRLGEPDGAASGNGHLEAERLRRALELQCYLGVPLVARGRVIGALLLFRGHEAPDFTEEEERLAEELARRTALSVDSARLLREAREAVRLRDEFLGIASHELKTPLTPLHLKVQLLHKQVELLAARGQPIAAERVSETLEVVQRQVRRLTSLVDNLLDVSRITAGRLKLELEEMDLASVAAEIMYRFAPSAAQLNCSLELHAPMAVVGRWDRLRLEQVVTNLLSNALKYGAGQPVYVRVEAEGRLARLSVKDGGIGISAQDLPRIFERFERAVSDRHYGGLGLGLYITRQIVEAFGGTVSATSEPGKGSTFVLELPRGDIPEEWLSIPGTS, from the coding sequence ATGCTCCAACAGGACTCCGAGGAAGGTGCTGAGGCCCTCCTGAACGACGCGGTACTTCGGCTGCTCGTGGAGCAGACAGGAGATGCGCTCGTCCTGGTGGACTCGAAGGGGAAGGTGCTCACCTTCAATAGTGAGGCGAGCAGGCAGTTCCGGCTCGCCCGTCCCGAACGCATCGAGCATGGCTGGCTCCCCGGGTGTGTCTGGGTGCGTGCCGATGATACGTCGCGGCCACTGGAAGAGTCACCGCTGGCGCGCGCCTTGGCGGGTGAGTGGCTGAAGGAAGGCCGCTGGGGTCTGCGCCGGCCGGATGGCTCGGTGGTGCTGCTCCGGGGCTCGGTGATTCCACTGGGTGTGAGGGATGGCGTGGCGGCCGGGGCGCTTTTGCGCACGCGCGAGGAAGCGCGGGTGGGCATGGACGCGGCGAGCGCGGCGCGGCTGTTGGCGGAGGCCGGCGCGCTGCTCGGGGCCGCGCTGGATGCCGAGGGGCGGGTGGAGCCCCTGCTGCGGCTGCTCGTTCCCGCGCTGGCGGATGCGGGCGTGCTCTACCTGGGTCCGCCCGCGGAAGCCCTGCGCCCGGTGGCGGCGGTGCACGCGGAGCCGGACCGGCACGTGCTGCTGCTGGAGTTGCTGCGGCAGTACTCGGCCGACGCGCTGGTGCCGGGCAGCCTGCCGTCGATGCTCGACACGGGCCAGACGGAGCGGCGGCGGTTGGGTGAGCCGGACGGCGCTGCTTCCGGCAACGGGCACCTGGAGGCGGAGCGGCTGCGGCGAGCGCTGGAGCTGCAGTGCTACCTCGGCGTGCCGCTCGTCGCGCGCGGGCGGGTCATCGGCGCGCTGCTGCTCTTCCGTGGGCACGAGGCGCCGGACTTCACCGAGGAGGAGGAGCGGCTCGCGGAGGAGCTGGCCCGCCGCACGGCGCTCTCCGTGGACAGCGCGCGGCTGCTGCGTGAGGCGCGCGAGGCGGTGCGCCTGCGCGACGAGTTCCTCGGCATCGCCAGCCACGAGCTGAAGACGCCGCTGACGCCGCTGCACCTCAAGGTGCAGCTGCTGCACAAGCAGGTGGAGCTGCTGGCGGCCCGGGGCCAGCCGATTGCCGCCGAGCGTGTCTCGGAGACGCTGGAGGTGGTGCAGCGCCAGGTGCGCCGGCTGACGAGCCTCGTGGACAACCTGCTGGACGTGTCGCGAATCACGGCGGGCCGGCTGAAGCTGGAGCTGGAGGAGATGGACCTGGCGAGCGTGGCGGCGGAAATCATGTACCGCTTCGCTCCGTCCGCCGCGCAGCTCAACTGCTCGCTGGAGCTGCACGCGCCCATGGCGGTGGTGGGGCGGTGGGACCGGCTGCGGCTGGAGCAGGTGGTGACGAACCTCTTGTCCAACGCGCTGAAGTACGGCGCCGGCCAGCCGGTGTACGTGCGCGTGGAGGCGGAAGGAAGGCTCGCGCGGCTCTCCGTGAAGGACGGAGGCATCGGCATCTCCGCCCAGGATTTGCCGCGCATCTTCGAGCGCTTCGAGCGCGCGGTGAGCGACAGGCACTATGGCGGCCTGGGCCTGGGGCTCTACATCACCCGGCAGATTGTCGAGGCCTTCGGCGGCACGGTGTCGGCCACGAGCGAGCCGGGCAAAGGCTCCACCTTCGTGCTGGAGCTGCCGCGCGGAGACATCCCCGAGGAGTGGCTGTCCATTCCGGGCACCTCGTAG
- a CDS encoding PAS domain S-box protein, with protein MQTPHSRPDWTSSERRYRLVIDSLKEVVFQTDTLGAWTSLNPAWTELTGFSVDEVLGKPFLEFLHPEDRARAHELLISLVERKLDFTRTEVRYLTRSGGVVWVEVFGRLMVEEDGTVLGVSGTLNDITERKTADDALARRERYLTALVEMQQRLLSTSEGGDLYGPALAPLGQASGASRVYVFEMHRGDDGALMCSQRAEWCAPGVKPEIDNPDLQNLPMDPILTRWTDTLSRGDVIEGLVATFPEGERALLDPQGILSIVVLPMRVQGVLAGFIGFDNVVEARAWDRLEVDLLSAAAGAISVTLERRESERALRERERRFRQLAENASDVLYLYRREPPRGFAYVSRVSHAKLGYGPVAHYEEPDLWYQRVHPEDRALLEQLLEAPQPFQGAPVVVRFLHPDGRTLWLEHVVAPVTDASGRVVAVEGLARDITERRQAEEALKLSEASFRALLEGVPDAAAIERDGHIVYANAALVSTLGFERADQLTGRRFSEFVKDMRGPEAVRAGALTGERRLVRRDGRTRVAEVVSLPLRFDGQPAVVSIARDVTEQRQLQARLTLADRLASVGTLAAGIAHEINNPLAFVLSNLGFLAEEFRHHLPPDGDGTTALRARMKSEPDVAEWHEVLHEACEGAERVRQIVRQLKTFSRPDEERVSPLDMHSVLESVAMMAANEIRHRAQLRRDYGDIPPVMANEGKLSQVFLNLVVNAAQAIPEGAAHRHEIRLSTRRDGIGRVVVEVQDTGVGIPREVIDRIFDPFFTTKPVGVGTGLGLSICHSIISGLGGDITVESELGKGTTFRVMLPTTEPKPRVVPVVAEPKAPRGAPRGRVLVVDDEPAVGRVLQRILREHQVEVANSGRQALELLEQGPEPDAVLCDVMMPDLTGRDVYEAVRREHAGLECRFIFVSGGAFTTGAREFLASIPNLLLEKPFDEGRVRNVVEELVRQRQPALVPGEA; from the coding sequence ATGCAGACGCCGCACTCCCGGCCTGACTGGACCTCCAGCGAGCGCCGCTACCGACTGGTCATCGACAGCCTCAAGGAGGTGGTCTTCCAGACGGACACGCTCGGGGCCTGGACGTCCCTCAACCCCGCGTGGACGGAGCTGACCGGCTTCTCGGTGGATGAGGTTCTGGGGAAGCCCTTCCTGGAGTTCCTCCACCCGGAGGACCGGGCGCGGGCGCACGAGCTGCTCATCTCCCTGGTCGAGCGGAAGCTGGACTTCACGCGCACGGAGGTGCGCTACCTCACCCGCTCGGGCGGCGTCGTCTGGGTGGAGGTGTTCGGCCGGCTGATGGTGGAGGAGGACGGCACCGTCCTCGGCGTGTCGGGGACGCTCAACGACATCACCGAGCGGAAGACGGCGGACGACGCGCTGGCCCGGCGCGAGCGATACCTCACCGCGCTGGTGGAGATGCAGCAGCGCCTGCTGTCCACGTCCGAGGGGGGAGACCTCTACGGGCCGGCGCTCGCGCCGCTGGGCCAGGCCTCGGGCGCCAGCCGCGTGTACGTCTTCGAGATGCACCGCGGAGACGATGGGGCGCTGATGTGCAGCCAACGCGCGGAGTGGTGCGCACCGGGAGTGAAGCCGGAAATCGACAACCCGGACCTCCAGAACCTGCCCATGGACCCCATCCTCACGCGGTGGACGGACACGCTGTCGCGCGGGGACGTCATCGAGGGGCTGGTGGCCACCTTCCCCGAGGGCGAGCGCGCGCTCCTGGACCCGCAGGGCATCCTCTCCATCGTCGTGCTGCCCATGCGCGTGCAGGGCGTGCTCGCGGGCTTCATCGGCTTCGACAACGTGGTCGAGGCGCGCGCGTGGGACCGGCTGGAGGTGGACCTGTTGTCCGCCGCCGCGGGCGCCATCTCCGTGACGCTGGAGCGGCGCGAGTCCGAGCGTGCCCTGCGCGAGCGCGAGCGGCGCTTCCGGCAATTGGCGGAGAACGCGTCGGACGTGCTGTACCTCTACCGGCGCGAGCCGCCGCGCGGCTTCGCCTACGTGAGCCGCGTGTCGCACGCGAAGCTGGGCTACGGCCCGGTGGCGCACTACGAAGAGCCGGACCTCTGGTACCAGCGCGTGCACCCCGAGGACCGCGCGCTGCTGGAGCAGCTCCTGGAAGCGCCGCAGCCCTTCCAGGGCGCGCCGGTGGTGGTGCGCTTCCTCCACCCGGACGGGCGCACGCTGTGGCTGGAGCACGTGGTGGCGCCGGTGACGGACGCCTCGGGCCGCGTGGTGGCGGTGGAGGGGCTCGCGCGCGACATCACCGAGCGGCGGCAGGCGGAGGAGGCCCTCAAGCTGTCCGAGGCCAGCTTCCGCGCGCTGCTGGAGGGCGTGCCGGACGCGGCGGCCATCGAACGTGACGGGCACATCGTCTATGCGAACGCGGCGCTCGTCTCCACGCTGGGCTTCGAGCGCGCGGACCAGCTCACGGGCCGGCGCTTCAGCGAGTTCGTCAAGGACATGCGCGGGCCGGAGGCGGTGCGGGCCGGCGCGCTCACCGGCGAGCGGCGGCTGGTGCGGCGCGACGGGCGCACGCGCGTGGCGGAGGTGGTGTCGCTGCCGCTGCGCTTCGACGGACAGCCGGCGGTGGTGTCCATCGCCCGCGACGTGACGGAGCAGCGGCAGCTGCAGGCGCGGCTGACGCTGGCGGACCGGCTGGCGTCGGTGGGCACGCTCGCGGCGGGCATCGCCCACGAAATCAACAACCCGCTGGCCTTCGTGCTCTCCAACCTGGGCTTCCTCGCGGAGGAGTTCCGCCACCACCTGCCCCCCGACGGCGACGGCACGACGGCGCTCCGGGCGCGGATGAAGAGCGAGCCCGACGTGGCCGAGTGGCACGAGGTGCTCCACGAGGCCTGCGAGGGCGCCGAGCGCGTGCGGCAGATTGTCCGTCAGCTCAAGACGTTCTCCCGTCCGGACGAGGAGCGCGTGTCGCCGCTGGACATGCACTCGGTGCTGGAGTCGGTGGCGATGATGGCGGCGAACGAAATCCGCCACCGCGCGCAGCTCCGGCGCGACTACGGCGACATCCCCCCCGTCATGGCGAACGAGGGGAAGCTGAGCCAGGTGTTCCTCAACCTCGTCGTCAACGCGGCGCAGGCCATTCCCGAGGGCGCGGCGCACCGGCACGAAATCCGGCTCAGCACGCGGCGTGACGGGATTGGGCGCGTGGTGGTGGAGGTGCAGGACACCGGCGTGGGCATTCCGCGCGAGGTCATCGACCGCATCTTCGACCCGTTCTTCACCACGAAGCCGGTGGGCGTGGGCACGGGGCTGGGACTGTCCATCTGTCACAGCATCATCAGCGGGCTGGGCGGCGACATCACCGTGGAGAGCGAGCTGGGCAAGGGCACCACCTTCCGCGTCATGCTGCCCACCACGGAGCCCAAGCCGCGCGTGGTGCCGGTGGTGGCGGAGCCCAAGGCGCCCCGGGGCGCTCCGCGCGGCCGGGTGCTGGTGGTGGACGACGAGCCCGCGGTGGGCCGCGTGCTCCAGCGCATCCTCCGCGAGCACCAGGTGGAGGTGGCCAACAGCGGCCGGCAGGCCCTGGAGTTGCTGGAGCAGGGCCCGGAGCCGGACGCCGTGCTGTGCGACGTGATGATGCCGGACCTCACCGGCCGCGACGTGTACGAGGCGGTGCGACGCGAGCACGCGGGGCTGGAGTGCCGCTTCATCTTCGTGTCGGGCGGCGCGTTCACCACCGGCGCGCGCGAGTTCCTCGCCAGCATCCCGAACCTGCTGCTGGAGAAGCCCTTCGACGAGGGCCGTGTGCGCAACGTGGTGGAGGAGCTGGTGCGGCAGCGCCAGCCGGCCCTGGTTCCGGGCGAGGCCTGA
- a CDS encoding vWA domain-containing protein, with protein sequence MNRTLLLVSFAGLLALGALYLGMPPPPPVTDTSHTVAKPDEPAATVTLPLVTSTPTDGALSLSGKLSGAYVQEGNSEVFAWLELKARPPESGRRVPVNLALVIDRSGSMSGQKLADAKRAALELVRRLTPEDRLAFVDYGTDVRALPSRLVTPEVQEELVRTISALQDDGSTNMSGGLTEAARALRPYLSQFRVSRAILLSDGQPTTGMVRPEELYTLTRSLRDEGITVSALGVGGDFHEVLMRGMAEQGGGFSGFIDDSAKLAEVFSRELDQATSTVARRVELELRLPAGVQSVEVLGVPSTREGQVVKVPLYDLAGDQSVRLVAKLTLTAPASGVVQVLDARVHYVDVAKDSAADTGLALSASATADAAVVRANLDKDVRVHATRALGTQHMVAAAEEMKRGNRQAARGLLDNARRIFGTSASALSGELAELDQTEAAYGNASNEEEVRRESRNLYKKTMKNFGQSNAY encoded by the coding sequence ATGAACCGCACCCTGTTGCTGGTGTCCTTCGCTGGACTGCTCGCCCTCGGCGCGCTCTACCTGGGCATGCCGCCGCCTCCGCCCGTCACGGACACCAGCCACACCGTGGCGAAGCCGGACGAACCCGCGGCCACGGTGACGCTGCCCCTCGTCACCTCCACGCCCACGGACGGCGCGCTCTCCCTCTCCGGCAAGCTGTCCGGCGCGTACGTGCAGGAAGGCAACAGCGAGGTCTTCGCCTGGCTGGAGCTGAAGGCCCGCCCGCCCGAGTCCGGCCGCCGCGTCCCCGTCAACCTCGCGCTCGTCATCGACCGCTCCGGCTCCATGTCCGGCCAGAAGCTGGCGGACGCGAAGCGCGCCGCGCTGGAGCTGGTCCGCCGCCTCACGCCCGAGGACCGGCTCGCCTTCGTCGACTACGGCACCGATGTGCGGGCGCTGCCCAGCCGCCTCGTGACGCCGGAGGTGCAAGAGGAGCTGGTGCGAACCATCAGCGCCCTCCAGGACGACGGCTCCACCAACATGAGCGGCGGCCTCACCGAGGCGGCCCGCGCCCTGCGCCCCTACCTGAGCCAGTTCCGCGTCAGCCGCGCCATCCTCCTGAGCGACGGCCAGCCCACCACCGGCATGGTGCGCCCGGAGGAGCTGTACACGCTGACGCGCTCCCTGCGCGATGAGGGCATCACCGTGAGTGCGCTCGGCGTGGGCGGCGACTTCCACGAGGTGCTGATGCGCGGCATGGCCGAGCAGGGCGGCGGCTTCTCCGGCTTCATCGACGACTCGGCGAAGCTGGCCGAAGTGTTCTCCCGCGAGCTGGACCAGGCCACCAGCACCGTGGCCCGCCGCGTGGAGCTCGAGCTGCGGCTGCCCGCCGGAGTCCAGTCCGTGGAGGTCCTCGGCGTGCCGTCCACCCGGGAGGGACAGGTGGTGAAGGTGCCGCTGTATGACCTGGCCGGGGACCAGAGCGTGCGCCTGGTGGCGAAGCTGACGCTCACCGCGCCCGCGTCGGGTGTCGTGCAGGTGCTGGACGCACGGGTGCACTACGTGGACGTGGCGAAGGATTCAGCGGCCGACACGGGGCTTGCGCTCAGCGCGTCGGCGACGGCGGACGCGGCGGTCGTCCGGGCGAACCTGGACAAGGACGTGCGCGTCCATGCGACACGTGCGTTGGGCACCCAGCACATGGTCGCCGCGGCGGAGGAGATGAAGCGCGGCAACCGGCAGGCGGCGCGTGGGCTGCTGGACAACGCCCGGAGGATTTTCGGCACGTCCGCGTCGGCGCTCTCGGGGGAGCTTGCGGAGCTCGACCAGACAGAGGCAGCCTATGGGAACGCGTCCAATGAAGAGGAGGTCCGCCGTGAGTCGCGGAACCTCTACAAGAAGACGATGAAGAACTTCGGCCAGAGCAACGCGTACTAG